A part of Arachis hypogaea cultivar Tifrunner chromosome 12, arahy.Tifrunner.gnm2.J5K5, whole genome shotgun sequence genomic DNA contains:
- the LOC112729529 gene encoding putative disease resistance RPP13-like protein 1 — MAGPLFSGGLVSGLANVVLDRLSSHEFVLVWGNKLVERLRTAIRVAEDLAANIEQEQFGNELVRKWLDSFRDALYTANDLLDDVLTKAATQKVVRFWRFNYVNPEEYYKTDLLGVCSLDSFDLLQQDLKEKLLGKKFFIVLDDVWSEDADKWNSFITPFQHGRKGSTILLTTRKVNVGSGIQNCNSYPLEKLSDDYCWSIFADNVFFPKLNGSSDLERIGRKIVEKCDGLPLAAETLGSFLRAKHDAREWNKILSSNILQIPTIENKVMSSLLTSYYHLPTYLKQCFIYCSLFPKDYYFDKDELILLWMAEDLLPPQRRRESLEEIGCKCFDELVSRLFFRKIQFHHNYFVMDDILHELAIHLAGEFHCNLENLGENEEIKIQTRYLSFGMLNSRNSIAKLENLTTSLCVDDLFSMESIASNLKNLRVLSFCKLDVLPEIIGELIRLRYLNLSWTNIKTLPESLCNLYNLQTLMLYECTKLTMLPSGMHKLVKLRHLDHEDNGIQEVGGLANLHGSFEIKKLENVVDVSQGRSARIIDKTHIDELCLEWSSAANVVQNTETERDILESLQAHDDLKVLKIKGYKGTTFPDWLGHSAFTNMTSVSLVSCNNCFKLPSLGELSSLKSLRIERFDQLRSIGMELYKNEGDHHSSHIPPFPSLETLEFHDMPSWRSGTYLTLKLFLNSRSFS; from the exons ATGGCTGGACCACTATTTTCTGGAGGTTTAGTTTCTGGCTTGGCCAACGTTGTTCTAGACAGGCTCAGTTCACATGAGTTTGTCTTGGTGTGGGGCAACAAGCTGGTTGAGAGGCTCAGGACTGCTATCCGGGTTGCAGAAGATCTGGCTGCTAACATTGAGCAGGAGCAGTTTGGAAACGAACTTGTGAGAAAATGGCTTGATAGTTTCAGGGATGCTCTCTACACTGCTAATGATTTGCTGGACGATGTGCTCACCAAAGCCGCCACTCAAAAGGTGGTACGTTTCTGGCGCTTTAACTACGTCAATCCTGAAG AATATTATAAAACGGATCTCTTGGGTGTTTGTAGTCTTGACAGCTTTGATTTACTTCAACAAGATTTGAAGGAAAAACTGTTAGGAAAGAAGTTCTTCATTGTTTTGGACGATGTTTGGAGTGAAGACGCTGACAAGTGGAATAGTTTTATCACCCCTTTTCAACATGGGAGAAAGGGAAGCACTATTCTTCTAACTACCCGCAAGGTAAATGTTGGTTCAGGGATCCAAAATTGTAACTCATACCCTCTTGAGAAACTGTCGGATGATTATTGTTGGTCTATTTTTGCGGATAATGTATTCTTTCCTAAATTAAATGGGAGTTCAGACCTCGAAAGAATCGGCAGAAAGATTGTCGAGAAATGTGATGGCTTGCCGTTAGCTGCAGAAACACTTGGAAGCTTTTTGCGCGCAAAGCATGATGCGAGGGAATGGAATAAAATACTATCGAGTAACATTTTGCAAATTCCTACGATAGAAAATAAGGTTATGTCTTCATTATTAACAAGTTACTATCATCTGCCGACATATTTAAAACAATGTTTCATTTATTGCTCGTTGTTCCCAAaagattattattttgataaagatGAACTAATCTTGCTGTGGATGGCCGAAGATCTGTTACCACCACAACGGCGGAGAGAGAGTTTAGAAGAAATTGGTTGTAAGTGTTTTGATGAACTAGTTTCCAGATTATTTTTCAGAAAGATTCAATTTCATCACAATTATTTTGTGATGGATGATATCTTGCATGAGTTAGCAATACATCTTGCTGGAGAATTCCATTGCAACTTGGAAAACCTTGGTGAAAATGAGGAGATAAAGATTCAGACTCGGTATTTGTCCTTTGGAATGTTGAATAGTCGTAATTCCATTGCTAAATTGGAAAATCTAACGACATCCTTGTGTGTGGACGATTTGTTTAGCATGGAAAGCATAgcatcaaatttaaaaaacttGAGAGTTTTATCCTTTTGTAAACTTGATGTATTGCCTGAAATAATAGGTGAATTGATTCGTTTACGCTATTTGAATCTCTCTTGGACAAATATTAAGACACTGCCAGAGTCGTTGTGCAACTTGTACAATCTACAAACATTAATGTTGTATGAATGTACCAAGTTGACCATGTTGCCTAGTGGCATGCACAAGCTTGTGAAGTTAAGGCATCTTGAT CATGAAGATAACGGAATCCAAGAAGTAGGAGGGCTTGCTAATCTTCACGGATCATTTGAGATTAAGAAGTTGGAGAATGTTGTTGACGTCAGCCAAGGAAGGAGTGCAAGGATAATAGATAAGACGCACATCGACGAATTATGCTTGGAATGGTCTTCAGCTGCTAATGTGGTTCAAAACACAGAAACAGAAAGAGATATACTGGAGAGCTTGCAAGCGCACGATGACTTGAAAGTGTTGAAAATCAAGGGATACAAGGGTACAACATTTCCAGATTGGTTGGGGCACTCTGCCTTCACCAATATGACAAGTGTATCTCTGGTGTCTTGCAACAATTGCTTCAAGCTGCCTTCACTTGGAGAGTTGTCATCTCTAAAGTCCCTGCGCATTGAAAGGTTTGATCAACTCAGGAGTATTGGCATGGAGTTGTACAAGAACGAAGGGGATCATCATTCTTCGCATATTCCACCATTTCCCTCACTGGAGACATTGGAATTTCATGATATGCCATCTTGGAGGAGTGGCACTTACCTGActttgaaacttttcctcaactCCAGAAGCTTCAGTTAA
- the LOC112726453 gene encoding putative disease resistance protein At3g14460 — protein MLKGDMLNGVFLRMVSSLSDGLEVRKLHISEVPEGWNQEMILNGYTLSIKGCVSVVDSAFKAMSNNHLSHLQEMHISGCWSGLSFPGNSLPRSLQKLKIMDCRKLEFPQQQPEQKYDLVELQIEDSCHSLTSLSLDSFPNLTNLEISLCLNLESVSMSEPPHAALQRLTINGCHKLVSFAGEGLAAPNLTHLSITYCDKLEAFPSHMNTLLPSLHSLCIGACRKICKVPEGGFPPNLKELVLEGSDEQMKELSWMANLGALTKLTMDFSCVRSFTQVGLLPCLPSLTTLHLCYFQNLETLECNQLLGLTSLQQLHISYCPKLEKMEGEKLPSSLSLLKIQDCDLLGELCKNKHEPIWPKISHIPTIEVNGQQISE, from the coding sequence ATGTTGAAGGGCGATATGCTTAATGGCGTATTCTTGAGGATGGTTTCTTCTTTGTCAGATGGTTTGGAAGTTCGCAAACTACATATATCAGAAGTTCCAGAGGGATGGAATCAAGAGATGATACTTAATGGCTATACTTTATCAATTAAGGGATGTGTGTCGGTGGTGGATTCTGCGTTTAAGGCAATGAGCAACAACCATCTAAGTCACCTCCAAGAAATGCACATCTCAGGGTGTTGGTCTGGTTTATCCTTTCCGGGCAATTCTTTACCCAGATCTTTGCAAAAGTTGAAGATCATGGATTGCAGAAAACTGGAATTCCCCCAGCAACAGCCGGAGCAGAAGTATGATTTGGTAGAGCTACAAATTGAAGACAGCTGCCATTCACTTACCTCATTATCATTGGATTCCTTTCCCAATCTCACGAATCTCGAGATATCGTTGTGTCTGAATCTGGAATCAGTTTCAATGTCAGAGCCACCGCACGCTGCTCTTCAACGTCTCACCATCAATGGATGCCATAAATTAGTGTCATTTGCAGGAGAAGGACTGGCTGCACCCAACTTGACTCATCTCAGCATCACATATTGTGACAAGTTGGAGGCATTTCCGAGTCACATGAATACTCTTCTTCCAAGTTTACACTCTCTCTGCATAGGAGCTTGCCGGAAAATCTGTAAGGTGCCAGAGGGTGGTTTTCCGCCTAACTTGAAAGAGCTTGTTTTGGAAGGTAGCGACGAGCAAATGAAGGAGCTATcatggatggccaacttaggcgCCCTCACTAAGCTTACTATGGATTTTTCTTGCGTGAGGTCATTCACACAGGTTGGTTTGCTGCCTTGTCTTCCCTCCCTTACCACTTTGCACCTTTGTTACTTTCAAAATCTGGAGACTTTGGAGTGCAACCAGCTTCTCGGCCTCACTTCGCTCCAACaattacacatttcatattgtccAAAGCTGGAGAAGATGGAAGGAGAAAAGCTGCCTTCCTCTCTCTCACTACTCAAAATTCAAGACTGTGATTTGCTGGGAGAACTCTGCAAGAACAAACATGAACCAATTTGGCCTAAAATTTCCCACATCCCCACCATCGAAGTCAATGGGCAACAAATTTCTGAATAG
- the LOC112729530 gene encoding uncharacterized protein produces MEIFPEHVRHLWNEWELRGLVLLSLTWQVVLIICGSWRKRARGGFIRFVVWVTYLSADWLATVSLGTLANNQGDASTQDRNHALQTIWAPFLLLHLGGPDTITAYALEDNTLWLRHLLGLLVQVSVAFYIYLRSWSTTALTFIAIAVFVSGIIKYAERTWVLRSASAEQLEESLLSAPAIQPPNLKLSYANAELEYVHRGYYLFPVLKRLYANLSLRFAEVSALASYVVFLNVHEHEYSRVDVPITYCLFIGAFLLELYAFVSLVLSDWTLNWLVVNKHSSLQNFICWVLSRCRKRWSGQLAQHNLLNFCMKKRVTRCIRNDFLFRSYFVMELYRQRTWEDADADLKQFIFKHLTQKQELYKEQGFDYNFLKKLLSYKGDNASISIKNIGWSVEVEFGHSLLIWHIATDICYHSRTEESEKDYREVSKRISNYMLYLLLLRPLMLPKWINRITHVRNTFREAIRILQREQLPVKDAASASTLLIQMYTQCHQPLEQLRVEKTGKSLLHEGCRLASQIEDQRVSWEVICNVWIEMLTYAASQCEWEAHAQQLRRGGEFLTHVCLLMAELGLSEQFDIGRKGLSVETQNDGWGCVRSKLLSSYL; encoded by the exons ATGGAGATCTTCCCAGAACACGTGCGACATCTGTGGAACGAATGGGAGCTGAGGGGGCTGGTTTTGCTAAGCCTAACATGGCAGGTTGTCCTCATCATTTGTGGCTCATGGAGGAAGCGTGCCCGTGGTGGCTTCATCCGCTTCGTCGTTTGGGTAACATATTTGTCAGCAGATTGGTTAGCCACGGTTTCTTTGGGCACACTTGCCAACAACCAAGGAGACGCGAGCACACAAGATAGGAACCACGCCCTGCAGACCATTTGGGCTCCCTTCCTTCTCCTCCATCTCGGCGGCCCCGACACAATCACTGCTTACGCCTTAGAAGACAACACCTTATGGCTACGCCATTTGCTCGGTCTACTTGTCCAAGTTTCCGTGGCCTTCTACATCTACTTAAGATCTTGGAGCACCACTGCCTTGACTTTTATAGCCATTGCAGTGTTTGTTTCCGGGATCATTAAGTATGCAGAGCGCACTTGGGTTCTGAGATCCGCTAGCGCCGAACAACTTGAAGAATCTTTGCTCTCCGCTCCGGCCATACAACCTCCAAATCTCAAGCTTTCTTATGCCAATGCCGAGCTGGAGTATGTTCACAGAGGATACTACTTGTTTCCTGTTCTCAAGCGTCTCTATGCCAATCTGAGCCTAAGGTTCGCTGAGG TGTCTGCTTTAGCTTCATATGTTGTCTTCCTTAATGTTCATGAGCATGAGTACTCAAGGGTTGATGTTCCTATAACATATTGTTTATTTATTGGGGCTTTTTTACTCGAGCTTTATGCATTTGTGTCCCTTGTTTTGTCGGATTGGACTTTGAATTGGCTAGTTGTCAACAAGCATAGTTCACTGCAGAATTTCATATGCTGGGTTTTGTCTCGTTGTCGGAAAAGGTGGTCAGGGCAGTTAGCTCAACACAACTTGTTGAATTTTTGCATGAAGAAGAGGGTAACAAGATGCATTCGAAATGATTTTCTTTTCAGAAGCTACTTTGTGATGGAATTATACAGGCAAAGGACATGGGAAGATGCTGATGCTGATCTCAAACAGTTTATCTTTAAACATCTCACACAAAAACAAGAGCTGTACAAAGAACAAGGATTTGATTACAATTTTCTCAAGAAATTGCTCTCTTATAAAGGTGACAATGCTtccatttcaataaaaaatattggcTGGAGTGTTGAGGTGGAATTCGGTCATAGCTTACTCATTTGGCATATTGCAACTGATATATGCTACCACTCTAGAACAGAAGAATCCGAAAAGGACTACAGGGAAGTGAGCAAAAGAATATCAAATTATATGTTGTATCTTTTACTCCTGCGTCCACTCATGCTGCCTAAATGGATCAACAGGATTACTCACGTTCGGAACACTTTCAGGGAAGCCATAAGGATATTGCAGCGTGAGCAGCTGCCGGTGAAAGATGCTGCAAGCGCTTCAACATTGCTGATTCAAATGTACACGCAGTGTCACCAGCCACTCGAACAACTTCGAGTGGAAAAGACTGGCAAGTCTTTGCTCCATGAAGGTTGCCGCCTTGCTTCACAGATTGAAGATCAGAGAGTTTCATGGGAAGTGATTTGTAATGTGTGGATAGAGATGCTTACTTATGCTGCAAGTCAGTGTGAATGGGAGGCACATGCTCAGCAACTCCGAAGAGGAGGAGAATTTCTCACTCATGTTTGTCTTCTCATGGCAGAACTTGGTTTGAGCGAACAATTTGATATTGGGCGGAAGGGACTCAGTGTAGAAACCCAAAATGATGGATGGGGATGTGTAAGAAGTAAATTACTAAGTTCTTACTTATAA
- the LOC112726454 gene encoding putative disease resistance protein RGA1 yields MGNNRDTVIMAGAKVLENAESHHEPRASEISLAVLDVIEDAEKKQVKHLQVKSWFQGIKDLCYELIDVSEEFELVQQAKRLRFVGLPLLQHRKVRRIIREFETLIKDVSDLKLSSSSELPVPEAELEPVNLHSNIIGKELLVGRDAEIQGLIRRLTKGYHRCICIVGEEVGTGKTALARSVYNSTQVKSKFHFMAWVTVSRQFNVKRIVKTMLEFAPEKPEYVGDEFELLELELHKFVVDREVLLVLDDVVKLDSNHLSDLMNVFRSSSCRILITTRKKEVAEVAKEVEESTHTVFMTSLSPEACWSIIKHNAFGDDLKNESTVERIFGQVGRQIAEKCEGKPVVAKSFGVMLRGRSYEEWHHVMMSEKLWWYDLTSASMLSEYLYSRMPPALRQCLLHCSIFPKNHSIQVDKLVKLWMAQGFIASHEEDKMEIQGWKYVKQLRDCSAFQEFEPDGEGAFVCKLEEGMHEFIQDLARNEYCIKFLDEGATVEESGDSDTLTKPPRYRHCTLCLEDQTSFPDSIDNAGKLHTLMVLSESSDIDPTNLASLLYSMKRVRALDLSSCAIKELPLKAAELLHLRYLNLSFNHELKKLPSAISNLLNLQTLNLNGCDSLQKLPKSIGKLIKLRHLEILWTASLSYLPKGIASLTLLRTLNRFFGSSGGASRSKACSLGDLENLNNIEGCLTIDGLGGETKISESTRAGLKNKKNLRGLELWFSKVGLKGDDQVLLDSLEAPPQLQFLGIFFYRGSSFPNWMIELNELKHLMLVNCSECNVLPPLGKLPFLESLEIKNMPNVEMVDFQFLGIGLNHEDAGNEGSSSDEIAFPRLKKLHFIKLDKWKGWTGINVDGGDKKIMPLLSSLSVVNCEKLESLPDYIKRKENLKPVIEGCPLLPENKKAQE; encoded by the coding sequence ATGGGCAATAATCGCGATACAGTGATCATGGCAGGAGCAAAGGTTTTGGAGAACGCGGAATCTCATCATGAGCCGAGGGCATCAGAGATATCCCTTGCTGTCCTGGATGTCATCGAAGACGCAGAGAAGAAACAAGTGAAGCATCTACAAGTGAAGTCATGGTTTCAGGGCATCAAAGATCTATGCTATGAGTTAATTGATGTTTCTGAAGAATTCGAATTAGTGCAACAGGCGAAGAGGTTACGCTTTGTAGGCCTTCCACTCCTTCAACACCGTAAGGTGAGAAGAATCATTCGTGAGTTTGAGACCCTAATTAAAGACGTCAGCGACTTGAAACTTAGTTCGAGTTCGGAACTACCAGTACCCGAGGCTGAGCTCGAGCCAGTAAATCTTCATTCGAATATTATTGGCAAAGAACTCCTGGTTGGTCGAGATGCTGAAATTCAAGGCTTAATTAGAAGGTTGACTAAGGGATATCATAGATGCATATGCATTGTTGGTGAAGAGGTTGGAACAGGAAAGACAGCACTAGCCCGAAGTGTCTACAACAGTACTCAAGTGAAAAGTAAGTTTCATTTCATGGCATGGGTAACTGTCTCTCGACAATTCAATGTGAAGCGAATTGTTAAGACTATGCTGGAATTTGCTCCTGAAAAACCAGAGTACGTTGGTGATGAATTTGAATTATTGGAACTTGAGCTTCATAAGTTCGTAGTGGACAGGGAAGTCCTTCTTGTTCTGGACGACGTCGTCAAGCTCGATTCGAACCACTTGTCAGATCTAATGAACGTCTTCCGTAGTTCCTCGTGTAGAATTTTGATAACCACGAGGAAGAAGGAAGTCGCAGAAGTagcaaaagaagtagaagaatccACACACACCGTGTTTATGACAAGTCTCTCCCCGGAAGCTTGCTGGTCAATTATCAAACATAACGCATTTGGTGATGATCTGAAGAATGAGTCAACCGTGGAAAGGATATTCGGCCAAGTTGGAAGACAAATAGCAGAAAAGTGCGAGGGGAAGCCAGTTGTTGCTAAATCTTTTGGTGTTATGTTGCGTGGCAGATCTTACGAAGAATGGCATCATGTAATGATGAGTGAAAAGCTGTGGTGGTACGACTTGACATCTGCATCCATGTTGAGTGAATACTTGTATTCTAGAATGCCTCCTGCTTTGAGACAATGCTTGCTGCATTGTTCCATCTTCCCTAAGAATCACTCCATTCAAGTTGACAAGCTCGTCAAACTGTGGATGGCACAGGGCTTTATTGCCTCCCATGAAGAGGACAAGATGGAAATACAAGGCTGGAAATACGTCAAACAATTGCGAGATTGCTCTGCCTTCCAAGAATTTGAACCGGATGGCGAGGGCGCCTTCGTATGCAAATTGGAGGAAGGAATGCATGAATTTATCCAAGATCTTGCGCGAAACGAATACTGCATAAAGTTTCTTGATGAAGGGGCAACCGTGGAAGAGTCCGGTGACAGTGACACCTTAACAAAGCCTCCTCGCTATCGTCACTGTACCCTGTGTCTTGAAGATCAAACCTCTTTCCCAGATTCAATTGACAATGCAGGTAAACTACACACTCTAATGGTTTTGTCCGAGTCTTCCGACATAGATCCAACAAATCTTGCCAGCCTTCTGTATTCTATGAAGAGGGTCAGGGCGTTGGATTTGAGCTCTTGTGCAATAAAGGAGCTTCCGTTGAAGGCAGCTGAATTGCTACATCTAAGGTACCTTAACCTGTCTTTCAATCATGAGCTAAAAAAGTTGCCTTCTGCAATAAGTAATTTGCTTAATTTGCAAACTTTAAATCTCAACGGATGTGATAGTCTTCAGAAACTGCCAAAAAGTATAGGAAAATTGATCAAGTTGCGACATCTTGAGATTCTCTGGACAGCAAGCCTTAGCTACCTACCAAAAGGGATTGCAAGCTTAACCTTGTTGAGAACCTTAAATCGATTCTTTGGGAGCAGTGGTGGTGCTAGCAGAAGCAAAGCATGCAGTCTTGGAGATTTGGAAAATCTAAATAATATCGAAGGGTGTCTTACCATAGATGGATTGGGTGGTGAAACTAAAATTTCTGAATCTACAAGAGCTGgtctaaagaacaagaaaaatctgCGTGGCTTGGAACTGTGGTTTTCAAAGGTAGGATTGAAGGGCGACGATCAAGTCCTACTTGATAGTTTAGAAGCACCTCCCCAATTGCAATTCCTTGGAATATTTTTCTACCGAGGAAGTTCATTCCCCAACTGGATGATTGAACTGAATGAGCTAAAACATCTAATGCTTGTTAACTGCAGTGAATGCAATGTTTTGCCGCCTTTAGGGAAACTCCCATTCCTTGAATCACTTGAGATCAAGAATATGCCTAATGTGGAGATGGTAGATTTCCAATTTCTGGGAATAGGATTAAACCATGAGGATGCTGGCAACGAAGGCTCCTCATCTGATGAAATTGCATTTCCCAGATTGAAAAAGCTTCACTTCATAAAGTTGGATAAGTGGAAAGGGTGGACTGGAATCAATGTTGATGGTGGAGATAAGAAGATTATGCCTCTACTATCTTCTTTGTCAGTTGTAAACTGTGAAAAGTTAGAATCACTTCCTGACTACATCAAGAGGAAGGAAAATCTGAAACCAGTTATTGAAGGATGTCCTTTGCTACCAGAAAACAAAAAGGCacaagaatag
- the LOC112729531 gene encoding putative disease resistance RPP13-like protein 1, translating to MAWVTVSRQFNVKRIVKTMLEFAPEKPEYVGDEFELLELELHKFVVDREVLLVLDDVVKLDWNHLSDLMNVFRSSSCRILITTRKKEVAKVAKEVEESTHTVLMTSLSPEACWSIIKHHAFGDDLKNESTVERIFGQVGRQIAEKCERKPVVAKSFGVMLRGRSYEEWHHVMMSEKLWWYDLTSASMLSEYLYSRMPPALRQCLLYCSIFPKNHSIQVDKLVKLWMAQGFIASHEEDKMEIQGWKYVKQLRDCSAFQEFEPDGEGAFVCKLEEGMHEFIQDLARNEYCIKFLDEGATVEESGDNDTLTKPPRFRHCTLCLEAQTSFPDSIDNAGKLHTLMVLSESSDIDPTNLASLLYSMKRIRALDLSSCAIKELPLKADELLHLRYLNLSFNHELKKLPSAISNLLNLQSLNLNGCDSLQKLPKSIGKLIKLRHLEILWTASLSYLPKGIASLTFLRTLNRFFGSSGGASRSKACSLGDLENLNNIEGCLTIDGLGGETEISEAKRAGLKNKKNLRGLELWFSMVRLKGDDQILLDRLEAPPQLQFLGIFYYRGSSFPNWMMELKKLTHLMLVNCSECNLLPPFGKLPFLESLEIKNMPNVEMVDFQFLGIGLNHEDAGNEGSSSEEIAFPRLRKLHFIKLDKWKGWTGINVDGGDKKIMPLLSSLSVVNCEKLESLPNYIKRKENLKPIIEGCPLLLEKEKAQKEMKSMDSINKAD from the coding sequence ATGGCATGGGTAACTGTCTCTCGACAATTCAATGTGAAGCGAATTGTTAAGACTATGCTGGAATTTGCTCCTGAAAAACCAGAGTACGTTGGTGATGAATTTGAATTATTGGAACTTGAGCTTCATAAGTTCGTAGTGGACAGGGAAGTCCTTCTTGTTCTGGACGACGTCGTCAAGCTTGATTGGAACCACTTGTCAGATCTGATGAACGTCTTCCGTAGTTCCTCGTGTAGAATTTTGATAACCACGAGGAAGAAGGAAGTCGCAAAAGTagcaaaagaagtagaagaatccACACACACCGTGTTAATGACAAGTCTCTCCCCCGAAGCTTGCTGGTCAATTATCAAACATCACGCATTTGGTGATGATCTGAAGAATGAGTCAACCGTGGAAAGGATATTCGGCCAAGTTGGAAGACAAATAGCAGAAAAGTGCGAGCGGAAGCCAGTTGTTGCTAAATCTTTTGGTGTTATGTTGCGTGGCAGATCTTACGAAGAATGGCATCATGTAATGATGAGTGAAAAGCTGTGGTGGTACGACTTGACATCTGCATCCATGTTGAGTGAATACTTGTATTCTAGAATGCCTCCTGCTTTGAGACAATGCTTGCTGTATTGTTCCATCTTTCCCAAGAATCACTCCATTCAAGTTGACAAGCTCGTCAAACTGTGGATGGCACAGGGCTTTATTGCCTCCCATGAAGAGGACAAGATGGAAATACAAGGCTGGAAATACGTCAAGCAATTGCGAGATTGCTCTGCCTTCCAAGAATTTGAACCGGATGGCGAGGGCGCCTTTGTATGCAAATTGGAGGAAGGAATGCATGAATTTATCCAAGATCTTGCGCGAAACGAATACTGCATAAAGTTTCTTGATGAAGGGGCAACCGTGGAAGAGTCCGGAGACAATGACACCTTAACAAAGCCTCCTCGCTTTCGTCACTGTACCCTGTGTCTTGAAGCTCAAACCTCTTTCCCAGATTCAATTGACAATGCAGGTAAACTACACACTCTAATGGTTTTGTCCGAGTCTTCCGACATAGATCCAACAAATCTTGCCAGCCTTCTGTATTCTATGAAGAGGATCAGGGCGTTGGATTTGAGCTCTTGTGCAATAAAGGAGCTTCCATTGAAGGCAGATGAATTGCTACATCTAAGGTACCTTAACCTGTCTTTCAATCATGAGCTAAAAAAGTTGCCTTCTGCAATAAGTAATTTGCTTAATTTGCAAAGTTTAAATCTCAACGGATGTGATAGTCTTCAGAAACTGCCAAAAAGTATAGGAAAATTGATCAAGTTGCGACATCTTGAGATTCTCTGGACAGCAAGCCTTAGCTACCTACCAAAAGGGATTGCAAGCTTAACCTTCTTGAGAACCTTAAATCGATTCTTTGGGAGCAGTGGTGGTGCTAGCAGAAGCAAAGCATGCAGTCTTGGAGATTTGGAAAATCTAAACAATATTGAAGGGTGTCTTACCATAGATGGATTGGGTGGTGAAACTGAAATTTCTGAAGCTAAAAGAGCTGgtctaaagaacaagaaaaatctgCGTGGCTTGGAACTGTGGTTTTCTATGGTACGATTGAAGGGCGACGATCAAATCCTACTTGATCGTTTAGAAGCACCTCCCCAATTGCAATTCCTTGGAATATTTTACTACCGAGGAAGTTCATTCCCCAACTGGATGATGGAATTGAAGAAACTAACACACCTAATGCTTGTTAACTGTAGTGAATGCAATCTTTTGCCCCCTTTTGGGAAACTCCCATTCCTTGAATCACTTGAGATCAAGAATATGCCTAATGTGGAGATGGTAGATTTCCAATTTCTGGGAATAGGATTAAACCATGAGGATGCTGGCAACGAAGGCTCCTCATCTGAAGAAATTGCATTTCCCAGATTGAGAAAGCTTCACTTCATAAAGTTGGATAAGTGGAAAGGGTGGACTGGAATCAATGTTGATGGTGGAGATAAGAAGATTATGCCTCTACTATCTTCTTTGTCAGTTGTAAACTGTGAAAAGTTAGAATCACTTCCTAACTACATCAAGAGGAAGGAAAATCTGAAACCAATTATTGAAGGATGTCCTTTGCTACTAGAAAAAGAAAAGGCGCAAAAAGAGATGAAGAGCATGGATTCAATAAACAAAGCAGATTAA